A window from Branchiostoma floridae strain S238N-H82 chromosome 16, Bfl_VNyyK, whole genome shotgun sequence encodes these proteins:
- the LOC118403094 gene encoding 26S proteasome complex subunit SEM1-like codes for MADKDRHEVERQKSKVDLGLLEEDDEFEEFPAEDWQGQDEEVEEVHVWEDNWDDDDIEDDFAKQLRAELEKQGHKVEQMQT; via the exons atggcggacaaagaCAGACATGAAGTCGAGAGACAGAAATCCAAAGTTGATCTCGGTTTACTAGAAGAAGACGACGAATTTGAAGAGTTTCCAGCAGAGG ACTGGCAGGGTCAGGATGAAGAGGTGGAGGAGGTCCATGTGTGGGAGGACAACtgggatgatgatgacataGAAGATGACTTTGCCAAGCAGCTGAG AGCAGAGCTGGAGAAACAGGGACACAAGGTTGAACAGATGCAGACATAG
- the LOC118403092 gene encoding 60S ribosomal protein L32-like, which produces MVVRPLRKPKIVKKRVKKFIRHQSDRYDKLKQNWRKPKGIDNRVRRRFKGQYLMPNIGYGSAKKTKHLLPSGFKKFLVHNVTDLEVLLMQNRTFCAEIAHNVSSRKRKLIVERAQQLAIKVTNPNARLRSEENE; this is translated from the exons ATGGTTGTGCGTCCGCTGAGAAAGCCGAAGATCGTGAAGAAGCGGGTGAAGAAATTCATCCGCCATCAGAGCGACAGATATGACAAACTAAAG CAAAACTGGCGTAAGCCCAAGGGTATCGACAACCGTGTGCGTAGGCGCTTCAAGGGCCAGTACCTCATGCCCAACATCGGTTATGGGAGTGCCAAGAAGACAAAGCACCTTCTGCCCTCCGGCTTCAAGAAATTCCTCGTTCACAATGTCACC GACCTGGAGGTCTTGTTGATGCAGAACCGAACCTTCTGTGCCGAGATCGCTCACAACGTGTCATCACGCAAGAGGAAACTCATCGTGGAGCGCGCCCAGCAGCTGGCCATCAAGGTCACCAACCCCAACGCTCGCCTCCGCTCCGAGGAGAACGAGTAG
- the LOC118432709 gene encoding alpha-2,8-sialyltransferase 8B-like — protein MDSWMLYDLGIQTLPEDTYYALTHSPAGPKFTETATSQQQYATRPGVPTKPMLLARDKTTPAESGKTLFPAGSDASSSAEELELRRIRNATSKLHPDKKFRRGPHWPKSCLRKTKSKKPCPPSDYKIGHYRTCAVVGNGGILLGSHCGADIDAKGYVIRIDVPAVTGFEKDVGQRTDMTVLNMDTPKRLEISSGLKNRSMDRYESRLRKINGTVLLAHRKSHPYLKKASQRYHVSFVLLTSASTFKSATRINPIASKIARKRYRKNHPSTGMATVLIATTFCDRLFLYGFFPFDQDEKQRPHPYHYYPDDGVRQKPIAKDKKHHMDAEYKFYKGLNQSSRGVLKLHIGECGNL, from the exons ATGGACAGCTGGATGTTATACGACTTAGGAATACAAACCCTACCAGAGGACACCTACTACGCTTTAACACACTCTCCTGCCGGACCGAAATTTACAGAAACAGCTACCTCCCAACAACA ATACGCGACTAGACCGGGGGTACCGACAAAGCCGATGCTGCTTGCCAGAGACAAAACCACGCCTGCTGAATCCGGAAAGACGTTATTTCCAGCAGGCTCTGATGCATCGTCCAGTGCTGAAGAGTTAGAGTTGAGAAGGATCAG AAATGCTACATCGAAACTACATCCGGACAAGAAGTTTAGGCGGGGTCCACATTGGCCAAAGTCCTGTCTTCggaaaacaaaatcaaagaaacCGTGCCCGCCATCTGACTATAAGATAGGACACTACAGGACATGCGCTGTTGTTGGGAATGGCGGCATCCTCTTGGGCAGCCACTGCGGTGCGGACATCGATGCCAAAGGTTACGTCATACGAATTGATGTGCCAGCTGTCACAGGGTTCGAAAAGGACGTTGGTCAAAGAACGGACATGACAGTTTTGAACATGGACACTCCCAAACGCCTCGAAATATCTTCTGgtttgaaaaatagaagcatGGACAGGTACGAGAGTCGCTTGAGGAAGATTAACGGTACCGTTCTACTGGCACATAGAAAATCCCATCCTTATCTCAAGAAGGCTTCCCAGCGATACCACGTTTCCTTCGTCTTGTTGACCAGCGCATCAACCTTTAAAAGTGCAACAAGAATCAACCC GATTGCTTCTAAGATAGCCAGGAAGAGATACAGGAAGAATCATCCTTCCACTGGCATGGCGACCGTCCTCATAGCAACCACGTTCTGTGACCGGCTGTTTCTGTACGGCTTCTTCCCGTTTGATCAGGATGAGAAACAGAGACCCCATCCTTACCACTACTACCCAGATGATGGAGTAAGACAAAAACCGATCGCTAAAGATAAGAAACATCACATGGACGCGGAGTACAAGTTTTACAAAGGCCTGAACCAAAGCTCTAGAGGCGTTTTGAAGTTACATATTGGAGAATGTGGCAACTTGTAA
- the LOC118432801 gene encoding uncharacterized protein LOC118432801 yields MNGQATVWQKGAGVVLFFGFLATCVYYYKTDRLQSSLEPFQDARTFYDKNGELRQFDGFPLKTLLDDLNKTSALDRSHEKNTSVSRKSMVQDRQSLANEIQETGINGKVSHSHNVSATSQFTKLTRSPRVFSNNVTNNELTQKPVTLSELRKDEKPPETPEQSIVEIAGLPTVYEPTAYPEHIVVRLNATFEGNISIAHTHTVQDVAKTTETPKTTSINNIQQNSQYSRLFDVLTSASTSRIEVLTQKGPVYHLGDSLEVRIQARDGLNRPKTRGGDYFKAKIFNPSLLASSAGRVTDHGDGTYTVRFRLSWSGQAQC; encoded by the exons ATGAACGGACAGGCGACCGTCTGGCAGAAGGGGGCCGGAGTTGTCCTGTTTTTCGGGTTCCTGGCCACCTGTGTTTACTACTACAAG ACGGATCGCCTGCAGTCCTCCCTGGAACCCTTTCAGGACGCCCGGACTTTCTACGATAAAAACGGGGAACTAAGACAATTCGACGGGTTTCCTCTGAAAACTCTGCTTGACGATTTAAACAAAACCTCAGCGCTTGATCGCAGTCATGAAAAGAACACATCTGTTTCAAGAAAGTCCATGGTACAAGACAGACAGAGTTTGGCGAATGAAATACAAGAAACTGGCATTAATGGAAAAGTCAGCCATAGCCATAATGTTAGCGCGACAAGTCAATTTACAAAGCTTACCCGAAGTCCACGCGTATTTTCTAATAATGTGACAAATAATGAATTAACACAGAAACCGGTAACATTATCTGAATTACGAAAAGACGAGAAACCTCCGGAAACTCCCGAACAGTCGATTGTTGAAATCGCGGGTCTTCCGACGGTGTACGAACCGACGGCATATCCCGAACACATCGTCGTTCGTCTGAATGCTACCTTTGAGGGAAATATTTCCATAGCTCACACTCATACGGTACAAGACGTAGCTAAAACTACCGAAACTCCCAAAACAACGTCCataaacaatatacaacaaaactCTCAATATTCAAGACTATTTGATGTTTTAACCAGCGCGTCAACAAGTAGAATCGAAGTTTTGACTCAGAAAGGACCAGTCTACCACCTTGGTGACAGTTTAGAAGTTAGAATACAGGCCAGGGATGGCCTGAACCGTCCCAAAACTCGCGGCGGCGATTACTTCAAGGCAAAAATCTTCAACCCCTCGTTGCTAGCGAGTTCTGCGGGACGGGTAACCGACCACGGGGACGGGACCTACACCGTCAGGTTCCGCCTGAGCTGGAGCGGACAGGCGCAG TGTTGA
- the LOC118403374 gene encoding NXPE family member 3-like gives MSTGMCLHPYGGAGTPDEGTHVVIFSGCEEDRLMFEYMEDPSTLPKCTPSPGSVRPDSDGFFLHDKWYSRHCNARRFPGADSISQCLSGKNLIIQGDSTARQWFEHLHMTLGLSTIRLAPDLDSCRLGPCAAHNNLTDFHMHFQFHNFPVNGNPFKVHNMEYIVDALDRLEGGPRVTFVINIWAHFTPEPVDVYRRRILAIRDAILRLHQRSQDTLVVVKSANMALSSFPPDRRPITPDLYLQADDWYSEDFNNMMRDVFSETKAVFLDVWDMTSCHHAPHDIHPTWGLVSEEVNLLLAYICPDRTL, from the exons ATGTCTACCGGCATGTGTCTCCACCCGTACGGCGGGGCCGGTACCCCGGATGAAGGCACACACGTCGTCATCTTTAGCGGGTGTGAGGAGGATAGACTCATGTTCGAATATATGGAAG ATCCTTCCACCTTGCCGAAGTGCACACCTTCCCCCGGAAGTGTCCGTCCGGACTCTGACGGGTTCTTCCTGCATGACAAGTGGTATAGTCGGCACTGCAACGCCAGGAGATTCCCGGGGGCAGACAGCATCTCACAGTGTCTGTCGGGGAAAAACCTGATCATCCAGGGG GACTCCACCGCCCGCCAGTGGTTCGAGCACCTGCACATGACGCTCGGGCTCAGCACCATCCGGCTGGCTCCGGACCTGGACAGCTGCCGGCTCGGGCCGTGCGCAGCACACAACAACCTCACTGACTTCCACATGCACTTTCAG TTTCACAACTTCCCAGTGAACGGAAACCCCTTCAAAGTGCACAACATGGAGTACATTGTGGACGCACTGGATCGACTAGAGGGCGGGCCCAGAGTCACCTTCGTGATCAACATCTGGGCTCACTTCACCCCGGAACCGGTGGACGTCTACCGTAGGAGGATACTGGCCATCAGGGACGCCATCTTGCGGCTTCATCAGAGATCGCAGGACACACTGGTCGTGGTGAAGTCGGCCAACATGGCATTGAGCTCTTTTCCTCCAGACAGGCGGCCGATCACGCCGGACTTGTACCTACAAGCCGATGACTGGTACTCGGAGGATTTTAACAACATGATGAGAGACGTTTTCTCGGAAACGAAGGCCGTTTTCTTGGATGTTTGGGACATGACGTCATGTCACCATGCGCCCCATGATATCCATCCGACATGGGGTTTGGTGAGTGAAGAGGTCAACCTGCTTCTCGCCTACATTTGTCCGGACAGAACACTGTAA